A genomic region of Exiguobacterium sp. Helios contains the following coding sequences:
- a CDS encoding ArgE/DapE family deacylase: MLTEPITYLQRCLQIPSTNPHDGEENVATYVYELLTSHGVQTDWIEVSPKRICLVATVEAGAAAVHPKTIGFSGHLDTVPVKISEWTKDPFGGVIEDGRIYGRGASDMKSGVMAMVSMMIELNQRDDLPNRLKLLITSDEENGMTGARHLTERGDADDLDALLITEPTSGFLGYSQKGVVGVEVSCTGKSAHSSSPQLGQNAIDDLYRVIREIKSGRFTMTDQSHPDLGPVIASITSITGGEGPNVIPSKAAFYMDIRTIPGFGREQVLQALEEVNQRLSQQDDSFSMEVTVIKDIPSCETDRDDPFLQIVADTMESIRQQPTTRVAIPGGTDGAMFSQAARSFPIAVASFHDFRLAHQIDESIPLSEYAETIELCTRLALHSST; this comes from the coding sequence ATGCTTACAGAACCGATTACTTATTTGCAACGCTGTTTACAAATTCCAAGCACTAATCCACACGACGGGGAAGAGAACGTCGCAACCTATGTCTATGAATTACTGACCTCTCATGGTGTCCAGACAGACTGGATTGAAGTCTCTCCGAAACGGATTTGTCTTGTCGCCACGGTCGAGGCCGGTGCTGCTGCCGTTCATCCGAAAACAATTGGCTTCTCCGGTCATCTCGATACGGTACCGGTTAAAATCAGTGAATGGACAAAAGATCCGTTCGGCGGTGTCATCGAGGACGGACGGATTTACGGACGTGGTGCCTCCGATATGAAGTCCGGTGTCATGGCGATGGTCAGTATGATGATCGAATTAAATCAACGTGATGACTTGCCGAACCGTCTAAAATTGTTGATTACATCCGATGAAGAAAACGGTATGACCGGCGCCCGTCATTTGACAGAACGTGGTGACGCCGATGATTTAGACGCGCTGCTGATTACAGAACCGACGAGCGGTTTTCTCGGTTATTCGCAAAAAGGGGTCGTCGGTGTCGAAGTATCCTGCACCGGAAAAAGTGCGCACAGCTCTTCACCACAGCTCGGTCAAAACGCCATCGATGATTTGTATCGTGTCATCCGTGAAATCAAATCCGGCCGGTTTACGATGACCGATCAAAGTCACCCGGATCTTGGTCCGGTCATCGCTTCCATCACGTCGATTACAGGCGGCGAAGGTCCGAACGTCATTCCGAGTAAAGCCGCGTTTTATATGGACATCCGAACGATTCCGGGATTTGGACGGGAACAGGTCTTACAAGCACTGGAAGAAGTGAACCAACGTCTGTCTCAACAGGACGATAGCTTTTCGATGGAGGTGACAGTCATTAAGGATATTCCGTCCTGCGAAACAGACCGTGACGATCCGTTCTTACAGATTGTCGCAGATACGATGGAATCCATCCGGCAACAGCCGACAACACGCGTCGCGATTCCGGGCGGAACAGACGGTGCGATGTTCAGTCAGGCGGCCCGAAGCTTTCCGATTGCGGTCGCTTCGTTCCACGATTTCCGGCTGGCACATCAAATCGATGAGTCAATCCCGCTGTCAGAGTATGCGGAAACGATTGAGTTGTGTACGCGTCTTGCGCTGCACTCCTCTACCTGA
- a CDS encoding DUF1801 domain-containing protein, which translates to MSDSQKTLPTTQSVDTFLSTITPLSKRTDCEQLRQIFEEMTGEPAVMWGENIVGCGHYQYRYPSGHQGESFLVGFSPRKTTISLYLATGVDREQYLARLGTHKSGKSCISITKLADVDLLVLRELIVHSVAFLEKTYPKF; encoded by the coding sequence ATGAGTGATTCACAAAAAACGTTACCGACCACTCAGAGTGTCGATACCTTTTTGAGTACGATTACGCCATTGTCAAAACGGACGGACTGCGAGCAATTGCGGCAGATTTTTGAAGAAATGACGGGGGAACCAGCCGTCATGTGGGGAGAAAACATCGTTGGCTGTGGACATTACCAGTATCGTTATCCTTCCGGTCATCAGGGAGAATCGTTCCTGGTCGGATTTTCTCCGAGAAAAACGACAATCAGTCTCTATCTTGCGACCGGTGTCGATCGGGAGCAGTATCTCGCACGTCTCGGGACACATAAGAGCGGAAAAAGCTGTATCTCTATCACTAAACTAGCAGATGTTGATCTGCTTGTCTTAAGAGAACTGATTGTCCATTCGGTCGCTTTCCTCGAAAAGACGTATCCGAAGTTCTGA